From Marivirga harenae, one genomic window encodes:
- a CDS encoding RimK family protein, translating into MKIIITVTNLKDWDFDIKDIEVITGKQYLTNPVYSNMKNARVFNLCRDYKYQNTGYYVSLLAAARKHKAVPSINTIQEMKTLSVVKILSTELDSLIQKSLKDIKSEKFTLSIYFGKNLSKKYDALSMQLFNLFQSPFIRAHFANSNGKWSVQSISPIAAGDIPEDHQPFVEDATMKYFEAKKFTVPERTTAAYSMAILWDPLEKTAPSSEKTLHKFIKAANQKGIQANLITKDDYSTLSSYDALFIRETTAVNHHTFRFAQRAKAEGLVVVDDPESIIKCSNKVYLAELLKMHQIEAPETMIIHKENINLAPDILGFPIILKQPDSAFSQGVSKAENMEEYKKKVTALLEKSDLIIGQQFLQTDFDWRVGVFNGEAIYACKYYMSKEHWQIVNWNKGGKYGKVETMPVEMAPPALIKTAEKLSKLIGESLYGVDIKQKGNKFFVIEINDNPNIDTGVEDAVLKDKLYSKMMDVFLNRIQKSKQISNQ; encoded by the coding sequence GACTTTGATATTAAAGACATTGAAGTAATTACAGGTAAACAGTACCTGACCAATCCTGTATATTCAAATATGAAAAATGCAAGAGTTTTCAACCTTTGCAGAGATTATAAATATCAAAACACCGGCTATTACGTGTCTCTATTGGCAGCAGCAAGAAAGCACAAGGCCGTCCCAAGTATAAATACCATTCAGGAAATGAAAACACTTTCTGTTGTGAAAATTTTATCAACAGAATTAGATTCACTGATCCAGAAATCATTAAAGGACATAAAATCAGAAAAATTTACGCTAAGTATCTATTTCGGAAAAAACCTTTCTAAGAAGTATGATGCACTTAGCATGCAGTTATTTAACTTATTCCAATCTCCATTTATTAGAGCACATTTTGCTAATAGTAATGGCAAGTGGTCAGTTCAGTCGATTTCTCCAATAGCTGCTGGCGATATTCCTGAAGATCATCAGCCATTTGTGGAAGATGCGACCATGAAATACTTCGAAGCTAAAAAGTTTACTGTTCCTGAACGAACGACTGCAGCTTATTCTATGGCTATCTTATGGGACCCTTTGGAAAAAACTGCTCCGAGTTCAGAAAAAACTTTACATAAATTCATTAAAGCGGCTAATCAAAAAGGGATTCAGGCCAATTTAATCACTAAAGATGATTACAGTACGCTTTCTTCCTACGATGCCTTATTCATCAGAGAAACCACCGCTGTCAATCATCATACTTTCCGTTTTGCACAACGAGCCAAGGCTGAGGGTTTGGTGGTGGTCGATGATCCGGAAAGCATCATCAAATGTAGTAATAAGGTTTATTTGGCTGAACTTTTAAAAATGCACCAGATTGAAGCACCAGAAACTATGATTATCCATAAGGAAAACATCAATCTGGCACCTGATATATTGGGCTTCCCAATTATATTGAAACAACCTGATAGTGCTTTCAGCCAGGGGGTTAGCAAAGCCGAGAATATGGAAGAGTACAAAAAGAAGGTAACTGCACTGCTAGAAAAGTCTGATTTAATCATTGGCCAACAATTTCTGCAAACTGATTTCGATTGGAGAGTGGGTGTTTTCAACGGAGAAGCGATCTATGCTTGTAAGTATTACATGAGCAAGGAACATTGGCAGATTGTTAACTGGAACAAAGGGGGTAAATATGGTAAGGTGGAAACTATGCCTGTGGAAATGGCACCCCCTGCACTGATAAAAACTGCAGAAAAATTGTCTAAACTCATCGGTGAAAGTCTTTATGGTGTTGATATCAAGCAGAAAGGAAATAAATTCTTTGTGATTGAAATCAATGACAATCCAAATATCGATACGGGAGTTGAAGATGCCGTTTTGAAAGATAAATTATACAGTAAAATGATGGATGTCTTTTTAAACCGCATCCAAAAGTCAAAACAAATTAGTAATCAATAA
- a CDS encoding carboxylate-amine ligase: MTKKTKTYSLFECIGIELEYMIVNRKTLMPAPISDQLIIKKIGQITDELENGNISWSNELVLHVLELKTTKPMPGLEGLSDDFHENINEINGILAEMDCQLMPTAMHPLMNPLTDVKLWPHERNEIYSRYNEIFNCKGHGWGNLQSMHINFPFANDKEFYSLHEAIRHIMPLIPALTASSPIFEGNGSDILDNRLAFYEKNQKKIPSITGKVIPESVANKSEYEEVIFKKIFQDIAPYDKDKSLQYEWLNSRGAIARFDRNAIEIRIIDLQECPAADIAIAEFIVQALKYIIPKLDDFNPIDEFQLYDIYRLALEKGAKSTVSNQNYLQLFGLENESSISIEQIWRSILKHVYLSEDKKQIIEYILDNGNLSQRILSNLKKENWSEKNIKSEYELLVNCLKENKLYELR, from the coding sequence GTGACAAAAAAAACAAAGACCTACTCCTTATTTGAATGTATCGGCATAGAATTGGAATACATGATAGTAAACCGAAAAACTTTAATGCCCGCACCCATTTCTGATCAATTGATTATCAAGAAAATAGGTCAAATTACAGACGAATTGGAAAACGGAAATATTAGTTGGTCCAATGAACTAGTGCTACATGTTTTGGAATTAAAAACCACCAAGCCAATGCCCGGACTGGAAGGACTATCTGATGACTTTCATGAAAACATTAACGAAATCAATGGGATTTTGGCTGAAATGGATTGTCAGTTGATGCCAACAGCCATGCACCCTTTAATGAATCCTTTGACGGACGTAAAGTTATGGCCACATGAACGAAATGAAATATATAGTCGATACAATGAAATATTCAATTGTAAAGGACACGGTTGGGGAAATTTGCAAAGTATGCATATCAACTTTCCATTTGCCAATGATAAGGAGTTCTATTCGCTTCATGAGGCGATAAGACACATAATGCCGCTTATTCCTGCACTCACGGCCTCATCACCTATTTTTGAGGGGAACGGTTCAGATATTCTGGACAACCGATTAGCTTTCTACGAGAAAAATCAAAAGAAAATACCTTCCATCACTGGAAAGGTAATTCCTGAATCTGTAGCTAATAAATCGGAATACGAAGAAGTTATTTTCAAGAAAATCTTTCAGGATATTGCACCTTATGATAAAGACAAAAGCTTACAGTATGAATGGTTAAATTCCAGAGGTGCAATTGCACGCTTTGATCGAAATGCTATTGAGATCAGAATCATTGATTTGCAAGAATGTCCGGCTGCAGATATTGCCATTGCTGAATTTATTGTTCAAGCGCTAAAATACATTATCCCTAAATTAGACGATTTCAATCCTATAGATGAATTTCAACTTTATGACATTTATAGATTAGCATTGGAGAAAGGTGCGAAAAGCACTGTTTCAAATCAGAATTACCTTCAACTCTTTGGTTTAGAAAATGAGTCTAGCATCAGTATAGAACAAATCTGGAGATCAATTTTGAAGCATGTCTATCTTTCAGAAGACAAAAAGCAGATCATTGAATACATTTTGGATAATGGAAACTTATCTCAGCGGATTCTGTCCAACCTTAAAAAGGAGAATTGGTCCGAGAAAAATATAAAAAGCGAATATGAGTTATTAGTGAATTGTTTAAAGGAAAACAAGCTTTATGAGCTACGGTAA
- a CDS encoding N-formylglutamate amidohydrolase, whose amino-acid sequence MTKFIFSCEHGGYEIPEEFQSYFRGKENVLLSHRGWDRGALEIGKYISRRADSKLIASSISRLLIESNRTLQHEDLFSEFSKIMPQEIQQQLIEEYYLPYRAKLERKIEQHLQHNHKVIHLSFHSFTPVLNGETRKTEIGILFDPANLLEQEFALAWKESIEDKIDSWRIKFNYPYKGTDDGLTTYFRAKYPKNYAGLELEVNTKLMDCYPMHQISNWVFPPLFNRNGANLADGKQGR is encoded by the coding sequence ATGACCAAATTTATATTCAGTTGTGAGCACGGGGGTTATGAAATCCCGGAAGAATTTCAATCGTACTTTAGAGGCAAGGAAAATGTTCTTTTAAGTCATAGAGGTTGGGACAGGGGAGCCTTGGAAATTGGCAAATACATTAGCAGAAGGGCGGACAGTAAACTTATTGCCAGTTCAATAAGCAGGCTATTAATTGAAAGCAATCGAACGCTTCAGCATGAAGATCTATTTTCAGAATTTTCAAAAATAATGCCCCAAGAAATTCAACAACAACTCATTGAAGAATATTACCTACCCTATAGGGCTAAATTGGAAAGAAAGATAGAACAACATCTGCAGCATAATCATAAAGTAATACATCTATCATTTCATAGTTTTACGCCTGTTTTAAATGGTGAAACTCGCAAAACGGAAATAGGTATTCTTTTTGATCCTGCTAATTTGTTGGAACAAGAATTTGCCTTGGCCTGGAAGGAGAGTATCGAAGATAAAATTGACAGCTGGCGCATAAAATTCAATTATCCGTATAAAGGCACAGACGATGGCTTAACCACTTACTTCAGAGCAAAATATCCAAAAAATTACGCGGGCTTGGAGCTGGAAGTCAACACCAAATTAATGGACTGTTATCCTATGCATCAAATTAGCAATTGG